A portion of the Bifidobacterium sp. ESL0800 genome contains these proteins:
- the glnA gene encoding type I glutamate--ammonia ligase: MTALETKEDLEALINTEGVEYISVRFTDLLGGQQHFTVPASEFLKDAFTDGEPFDGSSIRGFQAIENSDMKLVPDVSTAFLDPFRKHKTLVVSHSVVDPITMEPYSRDPRQVAAKAEAYIKSTGVADTACFAPEAEFFLFDSVRYENTMQRSFYEVDSVEAPWNTGAEVEADGSANIGFKNRVKGGYFPPAPQDHNQDLRDDMVANLQKVGLILERSHHEVGGAGQQEINYRFNTLQHAGDDLQKYKYVVHETAFEAGKAVTFMPKPIAGDNGTGMHCHQSLWKDGKPLFYDENGYGGLSDIARWYIGGLIKHASSVLAFTNPSLNSYKRLVPGYEAPTNLVYSARNRSAAIRIPFAGTAPAAKRIEFRVPDPSCNPFLAFSAQLMAGMDGVLNHIEPPAPVDKDIYELPPEELDNMKHVPASLGEAMDALEQDNDFLTAGDVFTSDLIETWIKLKRDEIDQQRLAPTPLEYELYFNC; the protein is encoded by the coding sequence TTGACTGCACTTGAAACGAAGGAAGACCTCGAAGCCCTCATCAATACGGAAGGTGTCGAATACATCTCCGTGCGCTTCACCGACCTCTTGGGAGGCCAGCAGCACTTCACCGTGCCGGCCAGCGAATTCCTCAAGGACGCCTTCACCGACGGCGAGCCGTTCGACGGATCGTCCATCCGCGGCTTCCAAGCCATCGAAAACTCCGATATGAAGCTCGTGCCCGACGTCTCCACGGCGTTCCTCGACCCGTTCCGCAAGCATAAGACGCTCGTTGTCTCGCACTCCGTGGTCGACCCGATCACCATGGAGCCCTATTCGCGCGATCCGCGTCAGGTCGCCGCCAAGGCCGAAGCCTACATCAAGTCCACCGGCGTGGCCGACACCGCCTGCTTCGCCCCTGAGGCCGAATTCTTCCTGTTCGATTCCGTACGCTATGAGAACACGATGCAGCGTTCCTTCTACGAAGTCGATTCCGTCGAAGCCCCGTGGAACACGGGCGCCGAAGTCGAGGCCGATGGCTCGGCGAACATCGGCTTCAAGAACCGCGTCAAGGGCGGCTACTTCCCGCCCGCTCCGCAGGACCACAACCAGGACCTGCGCGACGATATGGTCGCCAATCTGCAGAAGGTCGGCCTGATCCTCGAGCGCAGCCACCACGAGGTCGGCGGCGCCGGCCAGCAGGAGATCAACTACCGCTTCAACACGCTGCAGCACGCCGGCGATGACCTGCAGAAGTACAAGTACGTCGTGCACGAGACCGCGTTCGAGGCGGGCAAGGCCGTGACCTTCATGCCCAAGCCGATCGCCGGCGACAACGGCACCGGCATGCACTGCCACCAGTCGCTCTGGAAGGACGGCAAGCCGCTCTTCTACGATGAGAACGGCTACGGCGGCCTTTCCGACATCGCCCGCTGGTATATCGGAGGACTCATTAAGCACGCCTCTTCGGTGCTCGCGTTCACCAACCCGTCGCTCAACTCCTACAAGCGTCTGGTGCCCGGCTACGAAGCCCCGACGAACCTTGTCTACTCGGCCCGCAACCGCTCGGCGGCCATCCGCATCCCGTTCGCCGGCACCGCCCCGGCGGCCAAGCGCATCGAGTTCCGCGTCCCCGATCCCTCCTGCAACCCGTTCCTCGCCTTCTCGGCCCAGCTGATGGCCGGCATGGACGGCGTCCTGAACCACATCGAGCCCCCGGCTCCGGTCGACAAGGACATCTACGAGCTGCCGCCAGAGGAGCTGGACAACATGAAGCATGTTCCGGCCTCGCTGGGCGAAGCGATGGATGCGCTCGAGCAGGACAACGACTTCCTGACCGCGGGCGACGTCTTCACCTCCGACTTGATCGAGACCTGGATCAAGCTCAAGCGCGACGAGATCGACCAGCAGCGTCTGGCCCCTACCCCGCTCGAGTACGAGCTCTACTTCAACTGCTGA